From Arvicanthis niloticus isolate mArvNil1 chromosome 22, mArvNil1.pat.X, whole genome shotgun sequence, the proteins below share one genomic window:
- the LOC143435747 gene encoding olfactory receptor 6C6-like — MRMKNQSMDLDFILLGLTDDPQLQIVVFLFLFLNYMMSLVGNLIIVLLTLLDTRLKTPMYFFLRNFSILEIMFTTVCIPRFLTTIVTGDKTISYNNCASQLFFYLLLGVTEFYLLAAMSYDRYVAICRPLHYPIIMNSKVCYQLVLSSWVTGFLIIFPPLAMGLKLDFCDSRIIDHFMCETSPILQISCTDTHVLEMMSFVLAVVTLVVTLVLVSLSYSFIIKTIMNFPSAQQRTKAFSTCTSHMIVVSTTYGSCIFMYIKPSARERVTVSKGVALLYTSIAPLLNPFIYTLRNQQVKEVFWDVLRKTLVFLKSKV, encoded by the coding sequence ATGAGGATGAAAAATCAGTCAATGGACCTTGACTTCATTCTTTTAGGATTGACAGATGACCCACAATTGCAAATTGTggttttcctgtttctctttctcaattACATGATGAGCCTGGTGGGAAACTTAATCATTGTGCTCCTCACCCTGCTGGACACTCGCCTCAAAACTCCAATGTATTTCTTTCTCCGTAATTTCTCTATTTTGGAAATCATGTTCACAACAGTGTGCATTCCCAGATTCTTGACAACTATTGTGACAGGAGACAAAACTATTTCCTATAATAATTGTGCATCTCAGTTGTTTTTCTATCTTTTGCTGGGAGTCACAGAATTTTATCTCCTGGCTGCCATGTCCTATGACCGATATGTTGCCATCTGCAGACCACTGCACTACCCTATCATTATGAACAGCAAAGTTTGCTACCAACTCGTCCTCAGCTCCTGGGTGACTGGGTTCTTGATCATCTTTCCCCCATTGGCCATGGGTCTGAAGCTGGATTTCTGTGATTCCAGGATAATTGATCATTTTATGTGTGAAACTTCTCCTATTTTACAGATCTCCTGCACAGACACTCATGTCCTAGAAATGATGTCTTTTGTCTTAGCAGTGGTGACTCTTGTAGTCACACTGGTACTAGTGAGTCTCTCTTACTCTTTCATCATTAAAACTATTATGAATTTcccttctgcacagcaaagaacCAAGGCCTTCTCCACCTGCACTTCCCACATGATTGTTGTCTCCACAACGTATGGAAGTTGCATCTTCATGTATATTAAACCATCTGCAAGGGAGAGAGTGACTGTGTCTAAGGGTGTAGCTTTGCTGTATACTTCAATAGCCCCTCTCCTGAACCCCTTCATTTATACACTAAGAAACCAGCAGGTCAAAGAAGTCTTCTGGGACGTATTACGAAAGACtttggtctttttaaaaagcaaagtttaA